One Candidatus Paceibacterota bacterium genomic region harbors:
- a CDS encoding NAD-dependent epimerase/dehydratase family protein — translation MSSALVTGSAGLVGSESVRFLVDKGFDVVGIDNNMRQYFFGAGASTAKNNDRLKEAFKKKYVHHNIDIRDNEAVAKIFKKHKFSLVIHTAAQPSHDWAAKEPFTDFSVNATGTLVLLENYRKYCPVATFIFTSTNKVYGDTPNYLPLVEKRLRYEINSKHKFKNGIDETMSIDQTKHSLFGASKAAADLLVQEYGRYFGLHTGIFRGGCITGPAHSAAQLHGFLAYLVACVATGKPYIIFGYKGKQVRDNVHAYDLVNMFWQYHHNPKCGEVYNAGGARHSNVSMLEAIDKAERILKKKLSYTYVDTPRIGDHQWYISDVSKFEKDFPKWKFTYDIDAIMRELCNVYIS, via the coding sequence ATGAGTTCCGCACTTGTTACAGGCTCCGCAGGACTGGTTGGTTCAGAATCTGTCCGATTTTTAGTCGATAAAGGTTTTGACGTGGTCGGGATCGACAACAATATGCGCCAGTACTTTTTTGGTGCCGGCGCAAGTACGGCAAAAAATAACGACCGGCTCAAAGAAGCATTCAAGAAAAAGTACGTGCATCATAACATCGATATCAGAGATAATGAAGCAGTAGCAAAGATTTTCAAAAAACATAAATTCTCTCTTGTTATTCACACCGCGGCACAACCATCGCACGACTGGGCGGCCAAAGAGCCGTTCACCGACTTTAGTGTCAATGCAACCGGCACGCTGGTACTTTTAGAAAATTATAGAAAATACTGTCCCGTAGCAACTTTTATCTTCACCTCAACAAACAAGGTTTATGGTGACACACCCAACTACCTACCGCTTGTCGAAAAGAGGTTGCGCTATGAGATTAACTCAAAACACAAATTCAAAAACGGCATTGATGAGACGATGAGCATTGACCAAACCAAACATAGCCTATTCGGTGCATCAAAGGCTGCCGCAGATTTACTGGTCCAAGAATATGGCAGATACTTTGGTCTACATACGGGAATTTTCCGTGGCGGCTGTATTACCGGCCCGGCACACAGCGCGGCACAACTCCACGGCTTCCTCGCCTATCTGGTTGCCTGCGTTGCGACTGGCAAACCATATATAATATTCGGCTATAAGGGTAAACAGGTGCGTGATAACGTTCACGCCTACGATTTGGTGAATATGTTTTGGCAGTATCATCATAATCCGAAATGCGGCGAGGTGTACAATGCCGGCGGTGCGCGTCATTCAAACGTCTCAATGCTTGAGGCAATCGATAAAGCAGAAAGAATCTTGAAGAAAAAGTTATCGTACACGTACGTCGACACACCACGTATAGGCGACCATCAATGGTATATTTCTGACGTATCAAAGTTCGAAAAAGACTTCCCGAAGTGGAAGTTCACCTACGACATTGACGCGATTATGCGAGAGCTGTGCAACGTCTATATATCCTAG
- a CDS encoding oligosaccharide flippase family protein, whose protein sequence is MKPAVIRALRWIERFTKTDMVFLTKNAIWPVIGQVVASGTALVLAIAFSRFISKETYGTYKFLISYPSLFGFLLLPGMATALQRSIARGFDGDFARAVRSKLRWCVLYIFVGFVIAGYYLIQGNTVFAVGIALVFIFSGFSDLYGLYGAIFSGRALIKDGTMRYILGQSFYFFSVLVIMYTTHNLLLIIVAAFVPWFLVNYFFYREVTHNELHNTNTDPDMLLYGKHLSFIAILSSFVANLDNLLVFHYLGAVDLAIYSYAQAIPEQIKGPLGSIDVLLFSKFAKRKESDVKNNMLHKFLVLGICFTGITVIYWFLAPYFYTILFPQYVDAIWYSRVFALSLVSLSFIPASIFLSAHGKIREQYYVSLATSVAQLVTMFVFIVHWGLIGLIVSRVIVRFFGGGLNTYFALRM, encoded by the coding sequence ATGAAACCTGCTGTTATACGGGCGCTTCGCTGGATCGAGAGGTTTACAAAGACCGATATGGTTTTTCTGACGAAGAACGCCATCTGGCCAGTTATCGGACAAGTGGTAGCATCCGGTACTGCGCTTGTGCTTGCAATAGCTTTTTCACGCTTCATTTCCAAGGAAACCTATGGCACGTATAAATTCTTAATCTCTTATCCTTCACTCTTCGGATTCTTACTGTTGCCCGGGATGGCAACCGCACTCCAGAGGTCTATCGCACGGGGGTTTGACGGAGATTTTGCGCGGGCAGTACGGAGTAAACTGCGTTGGTGTGTCTTGTATATTTTCGTGGGGTTTGTTATCGCCGGTTATTACCTCATACAGGGAAACACGGTCTTCGCGGTCGGTATCGCTCTCGTATTTATCTTTTCTGGTTTCAGCGATCTGTACGGACTCTACGGAGCAATATTTTCCGGACGAGCGCTTATTAAGGATGGCACGATGCGATATATTCTTGGTCAGTCATTTTATTTTTTTTCGGTGCTCGTAATCATGTACACGACGCACAATCTGCTCCTCATCATCGTAGCCGCATTTGTGCCGTGGTTCTTGGTAAATTATTTTTTTTATCGGGAAGTCACACATAATGAGCTTCATAATACGAATACTGATCCCGATATGCTTCTGTACGGCAAACACCTCTCCTTTATTGCGATTCTCTCTTCCTTTGTCGCCAATCTGGACAACCTACTCGTTTTCCATTACCTGGGTGCCGTGGATTTGGCTATCTATTCCTATGCACAAGCAATTCCTGAACAGATCAAAGGTCCGTTAGGCAGTATCGACGTCCTGCTATTCTCAAAATTTGCCAAGCGCAAGGAATCAGATGTGAAAAATAATATGCTGCATAAATTTCTGGTGCTCGGTATCTGCTTCACCGGAATCACGGTCATCTATTGGTTCCTTGCACCTTATTTTTACACAATACTGTTTCCTCAATATGTAGACGCCATCTGGTACTCTCGCGTCTTCGCTCTTTCTCTTGTTTCATTGAGTTTTATTCCCGCAAGTATTTTTTTGTCCGCCCATGGAAAAATACGCGAGCAATACTATGTGAGTCTCGCCACGTCTGTGGCGCAATTGGTGACCATGTTTGTCTTTATCGTGCACTGGGGGCTTATCGGGCTCATTGTATCAAGAGTCATTGTACGATTCTTTGGTGGTGGGTTAAATACCTATTTTGCCTTACGCATGTAA
- a CDS encoding glycosyltransferase family 9 protein: protein MIVTTAMFRAVKRSYPRCRLTVIGNAINRRVLEGNPDVDEYIVWEDVPHIIEKLKNNTYDFGCVTVVNFHSLAALYLAGIKTIVAPVIRDGWSPYETRPYKIIRNFVIPKDHHMRQYVPREYLRLLEPIGIYTEDTKKYIYWTPTAERKAKEIVSSPRRQYALRIGIMSGAGNTVKQWEPKKFSQVADYLVEQYNAHIFSIGSELNRKENDEMIAHMRHSDCVTDTLGTSVDEVKALVSLMDLTVSVDTGPIFIAEASGVPTIDITGAIDVHEMAPRGEYHLVVPAKDGEPQIWTMNATVYDHVEARRQIDSISVQMVVEAVDILIAKIEKKRLHA from the coding sequence ATGATTGTGACAACGGCGATGTTCCGGGCGGTAAAAAGATCATACCCCCGTTGCCGACTCACCGTTATTGGAAATGCAATCAATCGAAGAGTGCTGGAAGGCAACCCTGATGTAGACGAATATATTGTTTGGGAAGATGTACCGCACATAATCGAAAAGCTGAAAAATAACACCTACGATTTTGGCTGCGTTACTGTCGTTAATTTTCACTCGCTTGCCGCGCTCTACCTTGCGGGAATAAAAACTATTGTTGCCCCAGTGATTCGTGATGGATGGAGCCCATATGAAACGCGACCCTATAAAATAATCCGTAATTTTGTCATTCCGAAAGACCATCATATGCGCCAGTACGTTCCCCGAGAATATTTACGCCTGCTCGAGCCGATAGGTATCTATACCGAAGATACAAAAAAATACATCTATTGGACTCCGACTGCCGAGCGGAAAGCAAAAGAGATAGTTTCAAGTCCCCGTCGTCAGTATGCCCTGCGAATCGGCATAATGTCTGGCGCGGGCAATACGGTCAAACAGTGGGAACCGAAAAAGTTTTCCCAAGTAGCTGATTACCTCGTCGAACAGTATAACGCGCATATCTTCAGTATTGGTAGCGAGCTTAACCGAAAAGAAAATGATGAAATGATCGCGCACATGCGCCATTCTGATTGCGTTACCGATACGCTGGGGACGTCGGTCGATGAAGTTAAGGCGCTGGTCAGTTTAATGGATCTAACGGTAAGCGTCGATACCGGCCCTATTTTTATCGCCGAAGCCTCGGGGGTTCCCACCATCGATATTACGGGAGCGATCGATGTGCACGAAATGGCACCACGGGGCGAGTATCATCTCGTCGTTCCCGCGAAAGACGGAGAGCCGCAAATTTGGACGATGAATGCCACGGTCTATGATCACGTCGAAGCTCGTCGCCAGATCGACAGCATTAGTGTCCAAATGGTTGTAGAGGCAGTAGATATACTGATTGCCAAAATCGAAAAAAAACGCTTACATGCGTAA
- a CDS encoding SIS domain-containing protein: MIQEYLEESIAVQKAALGNQEFVTSVEMAGKQLRESLAAGKRIYIAGNGGGAAEAQHLSAELLGKYKSMRRAFPAVALTTDTSLLTAWANDTSFDYIFSRQLEGLGQTGDIFMILSAGGNSPNLVEALKTANKLGMVSICLLGKGGGRAKEICTIPVVVPSEVTAHIQEVHLMLVHFFAGLFEE; this comes from the coding sequence ATGATACAGGAGTATTTGGAAGAATCAATTGCTGTTCAAAAGGCCGCACTTGGAAATCAAGAATTTGTCACAAGTGTCGAAATGGCCGGGAAACAGCTCCGAGAATCCTTGGCGGCAGGAAAGCGTATATATATTGCAGGAAACGGCGGTGGGGCGGCTGAGGCACAGCATTTATCCGCAGAACTTCTCGGAAAATACAAATCAATGCGACGAGCTTTCCCTGCCGTGGCACTCACGACTGATACTTCCCTATTAACCGCTTGGGCAAACGACACAAGCTTTGATTATATCTTCTCAAGGCAGCTTGAAGGGTTGGGGCAAACCGGGGATATTTTTATGATCCTTTCAGCGGGAGGAAATTCACCAAACTTGGTTGAGGCGCTCAAGACCGCAAACAAACTTGGTATGGTTTCAATTTGTCTTCTTGGTAAAGGAGGGGGACGAGCAAAAGAAATATGTACCATCCCTGTTGTAGTCCCTTCAGAGGTGACCGCCCATATTCAAGAAGTTCACCTAATGCTCGTACATTTTTTCGCCGGACTCTTCGAGGAATAA
- a CDS encoding HAD family phosphatase translates to MPETTFLPKAILWDIEGIFVDTETLHFEAWQWLMEHEQVSPLDVQEYRPCIGRGSSENIQTIAEIRNIRGDLDNLRWLRRQKFEELRHCGIPVISENVRLLRDFVSTFPLVRHIAVSSATRSDIEENLKIAGINQFFELTVSYQDKQGMRRKPAPDMYRYALERARLDPRDCLAFEDTHSGVIAASNARIIVIALPTHLTEGQDFSVANFVVPAGGEKSASGILHALRKHAYEEK, encoded by the coding sequence ATGCCTGAAACCACTTTTTTGCCCAAGGCAATACTTTGGGATATCGAGGGAATATTCGTTGACACCGAAACACTGCATTTTGAGGCATGGCAATGGCTCATGGAACACGAACAGGTCTCCCCACTTGACGTACAGGAATACCGACCGTGTATCGGTCGAGGCTCGTCGGAAAATATACAGACAATAGCCGAGATACGAAACATACGAGGAGACCTTGACAACCTCCGATGGCTTCGCAGACAAAAATTTGAAGAATTACGTCACTGTGGAATTCCCGTAATTTCAGAAAACGTAAGGCTGCTTAGAGATTTTGTATCGACGTTTCCTCTGGTTCGACACATTGCAGTGTCTTCCGCGACTCGTTCGGACATAGAAGAAAATTTGAAGATCGCGGGTATCAACCAGTTCTTTGAGTTAACCGTTTCGTATCAGGATAAACAAGGAATGCGCAGAAAGCCGGCTCCAGATATGTACCGCTATGCCTTGGAACGTGCACGACTTGACCCGAGGGATTGTCTGGCGTTTGAAGACACTCATAGTGGGGTAATAGCGGCGAGCAATGCGAGAATCATCGTGATTGCGCTGCCAACTCACCTCACCGAAGGACAGGATTTTTCTGTGGCAAATTTTGTGGTGCCGGCGGGCGGGGAAAAAAGCGCCTCAGGGATATTGCACGCCTTACGCAAACATGCTTACGAAGAAAAATAA
- a CDS encoding transaldolase family protein, whose protein sequence is MKIFIDSADIAEIEKYVSWGVCDGVTTNPTIFLKAGVTGGEKGMKQRAIEIAKLIAPMSYSVEVTTDVPKEILKQAREFARLAKNIAVKVTITDRNGTSLLPVIKTLVAEGIVVNVTAMTTFNQTILAAKAIASGHMSRATTRGPSFISLFAGRISEEQGVERAFEVIRDVRNWLDFHQYKDIEIIVGSVRSPENVEYWSRAGAHILTIPPEVIAKLLQSARTKETVLQFLNDSRKSLESLG, encoded by the coding sequence ATGAAAATATTCATTGACTCAGCAGACATCGCAGAAATTGAAAAATATGTATCGTGGGGTGTTTGTGACGGGGTAACGACCAACCCGACAATTTTTTTGAAGGCCGGTGTTACCGGCGGAGAGAAGGGAATGAAGCAGAGGGCGATTGAGATTGCGAAGCTCATCGCACCGATGTCCTACAGTGTTGAAGTTACAACCGATGTTCCAAAGGAAATATTGAAACAGGCAAGAGAATTTGCGCGCCTGGCAAAAAACATAGCGGTAAAAGTTACGATTACCGATCGAAACGGCACCTCATTGCTACCTGTGATTAAAACGCTTGTGGCTGAGGGTATTGTCGTGAATGTAACCGCGATGACAACCTTTAATCAAACAATTTTGGCAGCCAAGGCGATTGCTTCTGGGCATATGAGCAGGGCCACGACGAGGGGGCCAAGCTTCATCAGCCTTTTTGCGGGGAGAATTTCCGAGGAACAGGGTGTCGAAAGAGCGTTTGAGGTTATACGCGATGTAAGAAATTGGCTTGATTTTCATCAGTACAAGGATATAGAAATAATCGTGGGGTCGGTGAGGAGCCCGGAAAATGTCGAGTATTGGTCGCGAGCCGGGGCGCATATCCTCACGATCCCTCCCGAAGTTATTGCGAAGTTATTGCAGAGCGCTCGGACAAAAGAAACGGTCTTACAGTTTCTTAACGACAGCAGGAAGTCTCTTGAGTCGCTGGGCTAG